The DNA region TTGTATGGAGATTTATCGTGTGGACTGAACTTCTCTTCATTTTCAGCATCTATGGAAGTGGGTTTTGGGCTGGTTTCCAACTTCTGTCGAGTTTTCTGGGATCTGGAATTACGTTTGCAGGTGTTTCTTGACCTGATATCCCGTCTGTCTGAATTGGATTTGGAAGCAAATGTAACCGCTGGTTGCAGAACTTCTTCCACTCGCGGTGTTTCTTTATCTATTGCTATGTTTGCAGCTTCATACGCGAGATTGTGGACAATGGAGCTGCAGAAGAGGATTGCATCTGTTGCTTCTTCTAGAGTCAGGCTTCGGGACTTTCTTCTGCCGGATTCTTCTACCATAACAGTTGATTCTTCTACGATTAGAATGAAAGTTTTAAGATTAATTAGAGaatatcatttgaaaaggtCAAGCCTACCACTGCAGAATAAGATTAGGACACAATAACAAGACAAGATCATCAAATATGGGTAAGAATAAGGAATACAAATCTCGAGCATAAGAAAAAGATAAGAGAACCAGGAACACAAACATTCGGAATCCTGATGCACATACCAGGGGCACCACGGGATGAATCTGAAATATCAAATTCTTCAAAAGTTGCTGTAACGTCATTTTGTGCCACTGAATCAGAGGGCTCCAGTAACTCATCTGTGTGGGAATTAATGGAATCTGCATCAGAATGAGAAGCATTCTCCAATTCCATTTCTGATTTAGTATCCAAAGAGCTTGGATGGTGAGCTTCTTCAACATCCATTACCACAGGACACGAACTTTGCATCTCATCTTCCCCATGACCAAAGGGCTGCGAATGTGCAGACAGCGTATCTGCATCCATTGAATTATTAGAATCAGAAGTTGAAACTGGCAAAGCTGAAATATCTTCGGAGTGGACATTCATGAGATGGTCAGTTAATTCAGCAGCAGGTTTAAAGATATTGCTTTCAGAATCCATATATTCAGAAGCCAGAGATTGTTCACTTGGATCTACACATTTCGCGGCCCCTATACTAACTTCATGGCAACTTGGCGCGGCACTTTGGACCAGGAAGCAATGACTTGAAGCACCAGACAAAGATGAAGCAGATCGTTTGTGCTTTGTAGGCATATCAAGCATCCAATTTTCTCCATCTGATTTTCGGCCACTTGATTGCCTTTGAATCCGAGTTTCTATTTTACTTGAATAGCCCAAATCAACAGAAGATGATACAGATGCACCGCTATGTCCAATGGAGCTTCTTATGCTATTCATAGAGTCCCTCATATAAGAGAAATCATCATAGCAGGTGGCACTCGCAGTAAAACTCCTGCTTTGGACAATGGGTCCTCTGCTGCTACTCGATTTCTTCAGCAGCAAAGAAATGCCTGCTCCTTCGGAAACTTCCACCCTTGAATTTAAATTGGACTCACCGTGCTGCAACTGCTGGTGGCCAAAGTCAGCATACAGATGATGAATAATCTCCTGATCAGTGGCAGAAGTCGGTACCCCTTCCTCAACCCGAAGTGCTGCAGACTGGTCCAAAATCTCAAGCGAATTATGACTTGTATTTATTTCCAAATTTGTACACTCAGCACAAAGTTGTAAGGATCCTTCCCTCATAACTTCATTCATAACTTCATCTGAAGGAAACTTGAGGCCACATTTCGAGCATATTGCCATATCTGGTGGGCCATCACCATTTGAATAATCATACATAGCTGCGGCTTTGTCAAGTTGGCTATTTCTGTCTGTAACAACCAACTGAGAATTTGCAATGGAGGGGCCATCGATTTCGCCATGCTTACTAAGAGTGGATTCTTCCATGATCTTGCTCCCAAAATCTTCATTCAAACCATCAGCTTGATCCATTGAAAATACTTCATCCTGCAAATTAAGATATTGTACTTTCACACTTTCACAGGTCAAATCTTCCTGGCTTAGCTCAATTTCTCTTGTATGAAGTGCTCCATTTGTTCCTTGGTCAGAACTGGCATTGCTGCTAGTTGTGATTGAAGAATTTCGGGATGTCAGAGAATGATGATGCACACTTGCAAAAGTTGAACTGGGAACACTGGACAAGAGGGGTCTAAACATATTCTGAGGGCCTTTCTTATCCTGCATACATTTACAGGAAAAAAAAGTCACCATGTGAAATCGCTTATAAAAGATACAGTAGTAAATCATGCTTCAGGAAAGGATGTGGCTGTATCATATTTGACTAATTGGGAAACCATCATAAAGACCAAGACGTGGTCCACAGTCTAGAATAGACAATATTTTATCAATCCCATGTTAACTCCACCTTTTATTACAACCGTTCTACtccacccatcccaaaattagtTGAAGTATCCTTCAACTTGTAATTCCATCATGCATCAGCCATTACCACTACTTCTTCCTCAGTGTACAAATGCAAACACCTATTTCCTTGTTTGATGATGATTACGAAGAAACTCATCAagtcatgttttgaattttgatgGTGACAATCATTTTCAATTTGGTATACGCATCTATTGACACGTGGTATGAAGATTTTGTCAATACATATACAAGACAAGACAAGATAAGAAGACATTTTCCAAAGCAACGATAGAGCCATgattaaataacaaaaaaaaaaaactaaaactaAAACTAGTATGAAAACAAGAAGATAGTAAATCGAACAAATACCATCCAGAAAATCTGGGAAATCAGGTAAGTAGTGCCAAAAAAACATCAGCATTCTAGGATTAACCATAATGTCACACTTCCGCGATGCAAGGTACAGATGGATGCAACCGCATTTATAAAAAGATTGTACACATGCAAAAATAGACACACGCATACAAGATATATTCAGAAAAGGAAAGTCGTTAAATTTTCTATTAAGTGACGTGGCCGGTCACCCAACATAGCAGAAGTCATTGTTGAACTACAATTTGACACTCACAAGCAGAAGAAACAAATATCAAACGACTGGAATAACAAGATAGTATGATCCATATACCAAGAAACCGATGGGAAAATTAATACATAAAGTTGCCTAACCATTTGTCTGAGCGCCAAGTCGAAGGATCTTTTCGGAGCCGAGCTTGACAAAAATTTAGATGGTTTCTTGGAATATCCAACAGCCCTCATATTTGGGAGAGTCCCTATGCTTCTTGGAGCTGAACGGTCTGAGCTGCTGATAGGAAAGGATTGTGGTGAGTCAGCATCATCATCACCAGATGATGCAATTGAAGCTTTACTATGGACACTAAATGGATCCCTATCATGACTGTGTGACGAACTGACACTTCTAGAAGCGGTTGGAGACATGGATTGTCTTCCAGATCTGGAGCTATTCCTCGATGCCGGAGAAGATCCTCGTACATATGATGCTGGTCTGTCAGCCAGTGAGGTACGAAGATTCGGTGGGGCCTCTAAAGAAAAGCCTGGGATGTTAGATTGCCATGCGTGTATTTTTGGTGAAGCAGAGTTCCCCCGACTTGTCTTGATGGGGGAGGCACCTCTAACTCCTGAAGGGACAACAGAGATGACTGAACCAGTGCTCATCCTCCTCGGGCTAGGTGTACTAGACAGCAGAGCAGGTTTGGATTTACTCGGTGAGGGCGACAGCCTTCTTGCAGCAGACAGCTGTCGCAAAGTAGGCGGTGGGCTTGAGTGAGTAGCAGAAAGTGGCCTACTTCTTGATTGCAATGAATTATTTCTCGACCGAGGAGATGGGCTCAAGCGTTGAGGACTTGCACTACCTCTACTATTTCTGTAACACTTCTCTGTCTGAAGTAAAACACATTTACAAACAATTTCAGACGAACATGCAAAACAAAGAGTCATATCTTAATCAAGTCTTCTTGCAAGATCTTACTGTGGATGATACCGGGATTGGAACGGGTTGACTCCTTGACCTTCCCCTTGGTGCAAGATTAATTGGCGGCACATCATCATCCAAAGAAGTAAATAGAGGAGTTTCAGGAGGCGTTATCAACCTGAAACATATCACAAATGACACAGTAAGGAACATGAGGAGAATGAAATGTCGCCAGTTACCATTTTATGCAACAGAGCGATATAAAACAAAGTAAATAAATTTGTAAGGAAGCAATATCTTATAGGTTTTAATTTTGCCCGAACTTCAATATCAGAACTTCTAAGTTTCAATAACTTGGATAGAAAAAAAGTTAATGCGTAAACTGGATTGTAGCAAAAATCTAACCATACCCTGAAACCACATCAATGTAGGTGCTTTTGGCTCTTTTTTTATACCAACAAAACAAAGATTTGAAATACATAATATTTCAAacgaataaaagaaaaaaaagagtcAAGAACAAAAAAGAAAGAACCAAACCAATCATAGTCATTTTTATCTCCCTCTGTATTGAGCAGGTCACTGCTCTCACCCCTAGCAGGAACGGAGATTCCAAGCTTATAATCTGGGAAGTACCTAAATTTTGTAGCTGCCAAATGCCATAAACGAAAAAGGAAAAACAGAGAGCAACATTTGTCAGCAAGACTGagcaaataaattaaaaaagaaaaacacaaGGCGCATTATTCGCTAAATACCAAAGCCATAAATGCAGATAATCTGAAAGCAGATCAAGGGTGCGAGAACTCACAGAATATGTTATCAAAGTCGTCATTCGACTGAAGCAAGAAATTCTCTTTTTCTTTGCTCCGCAACTCGTTAAACAGAGCAAGATCATCGTCATCTCGATAGTGAATCCCGCTCTCCAGACTACGCCCTCTCTTGTGATTCTCTACCCTCATTTCCCTTCCAGGGAAAACCCTCACCGCAGGTGATGAAGGCATTAATTTCGAACCCCCAGCCTTAATTCAGCCTATAGTTTACCAGTCAAACCCTTCAAGAAAAAGACAAAAATCCTAACTCAAACAGCAAATCATAGAGATCGCACAATTTGATCCAGCATCTCCGTAAAGAAAATGCATTCCAACACTTATCCTCTACCACACTTAAGAATCAAATTCCACTTCACATCCAATATATCGAAGAAAAATGTTTTCTTTTGACCCATTAGCACCAATATCATGTAACTCTATATTTCTTTTATCGCTCAACAACACTCActtcaaataacacataaaacTACCAAAATCTACTAAAAAATCCAAGACCCAATTCAGAATACACTTCACTCCAGACCCACTATAGCTTACAACCAAAGCAAACACTTAACACAGGCAGCAAAATTCAGCAGCTCCAAATAGTAAAAACAAGCACAAAAATGGCATTCCACAGTACCCAGTTCAAGCCTCACAGCTTTACTGCAAAACCCTCAAGTCCTCTTAACATTACACGCCCCACAAAGTAGTCTGGATCTGAAGGGAGGTGAGCAGATCAAGAGAAATCCAAGATCAGGTTAAACCGTGGAAAGAAAACCTAGAAAAGACGgatgaaaatatgaataaaGGGCCTAATTATTGTTCACGTGAGAGGTAGATTGCAAGGAGAGAAAGCGAAATGTGCAGCAGGAAGTAGCACCACCGCAGCAGCAGCGGCAaagcaaaaaagaaaaaaaaatggcaaatgaaattcataacaataaaaaaaaacaaaatgttatgaaGCGATTAACGATAATAATCATGGAATTTACGTTGCAAACAGTGATCATCTGGCATTGTTTTTCGTTTTATTTTACTAAGTTTCGTTACTGTCTCTCTCACAGACTCTCCGGGTCAGCTTTGATTCTCccattttcttttgtttcttttttcagCTTTTCCTTCTCTTTGCTCCTTCCTCTCATTTATTTCTtcacatttttttcttttgttttccaCTTCTCTTTAATTTTACTCCTTTTTTAAATGAACAATAAAAAGAAGAGGGTAGTGTCATAATATGACATAAATGAGTGGTTTGGGACATAATTCATGGTTTTTTTGTGGATGATAtaatgttgttattgttgatcTTATATAGTAAATACGAGTTCATTCGACtcgattttaatttatttaacatgattattaaatataatgtatgtattgaattattttcaacacaaaaattcaTTTGAGACGATgtcacgagtcaattttgttaaaaaaatattttatttgagtcatccataaaaaaatattatatttttattgtaaatatagacaACGTTAACACGTTTCACGAATAAAGATTTATAAGACCGTCTGGTACGATTGGTTTTACATTTacataaaaagaaaagaagTAAAACAATAAAACTGGGAATCCATCCATCTACATGATTGATCTCATTGTTGGGGCATTTAGCAATAATTATTATGTTCTAATTAAGAGAGAATGGATGACAAAAAAGGAAACTATTAATTGGATTACAAAATGTGTCTAGTTTTGGTAAAGATGGTAAATATTTCCGTTTGCTTCTGTTTGTAGTGAACAACATTGTCAAAATTTTGAAGGTATTGCTGTCCTGAGAGTATATTGCAATTATTCCTTCATGTTAGGAAATTCGGTTGAGTGTTCCAATACTTTTTTTATATTAGTTATTTTACGCACGCGATATTTTTTCATTGTGAAAATTACCCATATCAACCCACAAAGACCATGATCTtgaacaataaataaata from Primulina tabacum isolate GXHZ01 chromosome 14, ASM2559414v2, whole genome shotgun sequence includes:
- the LOC142523678 gene encoding uncharacterized protein LOC142523678 isoform X3; amino-acid sequence: MPSSPAVRVFPGREMRVENHKRGRSLESGIHYRDDDDLALFNELRSKEKENFLLQSNDDFDNIFSTKFRYFPDYKLGISVPARGESSDLLNTEGDKNDYDWLITPPETPLFTSLDDDVPPINLAPRGRSRSQPVPIPVSSTTEKCYRNSRGSASPQRLSPSPRSRNNSLQSRSRPLSATHSSPPPTLRQLSAARRLSPSPSKSKPALLSSTPSPRRMSTGSVISVVPSGVRGASPIKTSRGNSASPKIHAWQSNIPGFSLEAPPNLRTSLADRPASYVRGSSPASRNSSRSGRQSMSPTASRSVSSSHSHDRDPFSVHSKASIASSGDDDADSPQSFPISSSDRSAPRSIGTLPNMRAVGYSKKPSKFLSSSAPKRSFDLALRQMDKKGPQNMFRPLLSSVPSSTFASVHHHSLTSRNSSITTSSNASSDQGTNGALHTREIELSQEDLTCESVKVQYLNLQDEVFSMDQADGLNEDFGSKIMEESTLSKHGEIDGPSIANSQLVVTDRNSQLDKAAAMYDYSNGDGPPDMAICSKCGLKFPSDEVMNEVMREGSLQLCAECTNLEINTSHNSLEILDQSAALRVEEGVPTSATDQEIIHHLYADFGHQQLQHGESNLNSRVEVSEGAGISLLLKKSSSSRGPIVQSRSFTASATCYDDFSYMRDSMNSIRSSIGHSGASVSSSVDLGYSSKIETRIQRQSSGRKSDGENWMLDMPTKHKRSASSLSGASSHCFLVQSAAPSCHEVSIGAAKCVDPSEQSLASEYMDSESNIFKPAAELTDHLMNVHSEDISALPVSTSDSNNSMDADTLSAHSQPFGHGEDEMQSSCPVVMDVEEAHHPSSLDTKSEMELENASHSDADSINSHTDELLEPSDSVAQNDVTATFEEFDISDSSRGAPEESGRRKSRSLTLEEATDAILFCSSIVHNLAYEAANIAIDKETPRVEEVLQPAVTFASKSNSDRRDIRSRNTCKRNSRSQKTRQKLETSPKPTSIDAENEEKFSPHDKSPYKCDSFKPPKLESKCNCRIM
- the LOC142523678 gene encoding uncharacterized protein LOC142523678 isoform X2 translates to MPSSPAVRVFPGREMRVENHKRGRSLESGIHYRDDDDLALFNELRSKEKENFLLQSNDDFDNIFSTKFRYFPDYKLGISVPARGESSDLLNTEGDKNDYDWLITPPETPLFTSLDDDVPPINLAPRGRSRSQPVPIPTEKCYRNSRGSASPQRLSPSPRSRNNSLQSRSRPLSATHSSPPPTLRQLSAARRLSPSPSKSKPALLSSTPSPRRMSTGSVISVVPSGVRGASPIKTSRGNSASPKIHAWQSNIPGFSLEAPPNLRTSLADRPASYVRGSSPASRNSSRSGRQSMSPTASRSVSSSHSHDRDPFSVHSKASIASSGDDDADSPQSFPISSSDRSAPRSIGTLPNMRAVGYSKKPSKFLSSSAPKRSFDLALRQMDKKGPQNMFRPLLSSVPSSTFASVHHHSLTSRNSSITTSSNASSDQGTNGALHTREIELSQEDLTCESVKVQYLNLQDEVFSMDQADGLNEDFGSKIMEESTLSKHGEIDGPSIANSQLVVTDRNSQLDKAAAMYDYSNGDGPPDMAICSKCGLKFPSDEVMNEVMREGSLQLCAECTNLEINTSHNSLEILDQSAALRVEEGVPTSATDQEIIHHLYADFGHQQLQHGESNLNSRVEVSEGAGISLLLKKSSSSRGPIVQSRSFTASATCYDDFSYMRDSMNSIRSSIGHSGASVSSSVDLGYSSKIETRIQRQSSGRKSDGENWMLDMPTKHKRSASSLSGASSHCFLVQSAAPSCHEVSIGAAKCVDPSEQSLASEYMDSESNIFKPAAELTDHLMNVHSEDISALPVSTSDSNNSMDADTLSAHSQPFGHGEDEMQSSCPVVMDVEEAHHPSSLDTKSEMELENASHSDADSINSHTDELLEPSDSVAQNDVTATFEEFDISDSSRGAPEESTVMVEESGRRKSRSLTLEEATDAILFCSSIVHNLAYEAANIAIDKETPRVEEVLQPAVTFASKSNSDRRDIRSRNTCKRNSRSQKTRQKLETSPKPTSIDAENEEKFSPHDKSPYKCDSFKPPKLESKCNCRIM
- the LOC142523678 gene encoding uncharacterized protein LOC142523678 isoform X1, which translates into the protein MPSSPAVRVFPGREMRVENHKRGRSLESGIHYRDDDDLALFNELRSKEKENFLLQSNDDFDNIFSTKFRYFPDYKLGISVPARGESSDLLNTEGDKNDYDWLITPPETPLFTSLDDDVPPINLAPRGRSRSQPVPIPVSSTTEKCYRNSRGSASPQRLSPSPRSRNNSLQSRSRPLSATHSSPPPTLRQLSAARRLSPSPSKSKPALLSSTPSPRRMSTGSVISVVPSGVRGASPIKTSRGNSASPKIHAWQSNIPGFSLEAPPNLRTSLADRPASYVRGSSPASRNSSRSGRQSMSPTASRSVSSSHSHDRDPFSVHSKASIASSGDDDADSPQSFPISSSDRSAPRSIGTLPNMRAVGYSKKPSKFLSSSAPKRSFDLALRQMDKKGPQNMFRPLLSSVPSSTFASVHHHSLTSRNSSITTSSNASSDQGTNGALHTREIELSQEDLTCESVKVQYLNLQDEVFSMDQADGLNEDFGSKIMEESTLSKHGEIDGPSIANSQLVVTDRNSQLDKAAAMYDYSNGDGPPDMAICSKCGLKFPSDEVMNEVMREGSLQLCAECTNLEINTSHNSLEILDQSAALRVEEGVPTSATDQEIIHHLYADFGHQQLQHGESNLNSRVEVSEGAGISLLLKKSSSSRGPIVQSRSFTASATCYDDFSYMRDSMNSIRSSIGHSGASVSSSVDLGYSSKIETRIQRQSSGRKSDGENWMLDMPTKHKRSASSLSGASSHCFLVQSAAPSCHEVSIGAAKCVDPSEQSLASEYMDSESNIFKPAAELTDHLMNVHSEDISALPVSTSDSNNSMDADTLSAHSQPFGHGEDEMQSSCPVVMDVEEAHHPSSLDTKSEMELENASHSDADSINSHTDELLEPSDSVAQNDVTATFEEFDISDSSRGAPEESTVMVEESGRRKSRSLTLEEATDAILFCSSIVHNLAYEAANIAIDKETPRVEEVLQPAVTFASKSNSDRRDIRSRNTCKRNSRSQKTRQKLETSPKPTSIDAENEEKFSPHDKSPYKCDSFKPPKLESKCNCRIM